In Pseudophryne corroboree isolate aPseCor3 chromosome 3, aPseCor3.hap2, whole genome shotgun sequence, a genomic segment contains:
- the SLC18A3 gene encoding vesicular acetylcholine transporter: MASENTPGAAKSAVEKLSDAMGERTKQIGSAMKEAHHQRRLILFIVCVALFLDNMLYMVIVPIIPDYIESMRLDSEKHFRDLNLSASHSNKSIIRPPYPTENEDIKIGVLFASKAILQLLVNPLSGTFIDRVGYDIPLFIGLIVMFFSTVIFAFAENYATLFVARSLQGLGSAFADTSGIAMIADKYTEEAERSKALGIALAFISFGSLVAPPFGGIFYQFVGKRVPFLVLACISLIDGILLLVVIKPFANRTRENMPVGTPIHRLMIDPYIAVVAGALTTCNIPLAFLEPTIANWMKTTMGASEWQMGLTWLPAFFPHILGVYITVKLAANYPQYQWFYGAIGMVIIGASSCTVPACKSFEQLIVPLCGLCFGIALVDTALLPTLALLVDLRHVSVYGSVYAIADISYSVAYAMGPIVASQIVHTTGFTQLNLGMGLANVLYAPALLLLRNVCQMKPSHSERNILLDEEPKGLYDTIKMEERRAKSRKGIIKDGDVQENSMDNYHGAQAGKYMSDEDSSEYEYS, translated from the coding sequence ATGGCTTCAGAGAACACACCGGGGGCAGCCAAGTCTGCGGTGGAGAAACTATCAGATGCCATGGGGGAAAGAACTAAACAGATTGGCTCAGCCATGAAGGAAGCTCACCACCAGCGGAGACTCATCCTGTTCATTGTGTGTGTGGCCCTTTTTCTTGATAATATGCTTTACATGGTGATAGTACCCATAATCCCAGACTACATTGAAAGTATGAGACTGGATAGCGAAAAACATTTCAGAGATCTAAATTTAAGTGCATCTCATTCCAATAAATCGATCATCAGACCCCCGTATCCCACAGAGAATGAAGACATCAAAATAGGAGTCCTGTTTGCCTCTAAAGCCATCCTACAGCTGCTTGTCAATCCACTGAGTGGCACCTTCATAGACAGGGTTGGCTATGACATCCCTCTTTTCATTGGACTCATTGTCATGTTCTTTTCTACTGTTATTTTTGCATTTGCAGAAAATTATGCCACCCTGTTTGTAGCGAGGAGCTTACAAGGTTTGGGCTCTGCCTTTGCAGACACGTCTGGGATCGCTATGATTGCAGACAAGTACACTGAGGAGGCAGAGAGGAGCAAAGCCCTGGGCATAGCCTTAGCGTTTATCTCCTTCGGGAGTTTGGTGGCGCCCCCGTTTGGAGGCATATTCTACCAGTTCGTGGGTAAGAGAGTCCCCTTCTTAGTTCTAGCTTGCATCTCCCTCATTGATGGTATTCTCTTGTTAGTAGTCATCAAACCCTTTGCCAATAGGACTAGAGAGAACATGCCTGTGGGCACACCCATTCACAGACTCATGATTGATCCTTATATTGCAGTGGTGGCAGGGGCACTGACCACCTGTAACATCCCTCTGGCGTTTTTGGAACCCACTATAGCAAACTGGATGAAGACAACTATGGGTGCCTCTGAATGGCAAATGGGTCTCACTTGGTTGCCAGCCTTTTTCCCACATATATTAGGTGTTTATATCACTGTAAAGCTTGCTGCTAATTACCCTCAATACCAATGGTTCTATGGTGCCATAGGAATGGTTATAATAGGTGCCAGCTCATGCACAGTGCCAGCCTGTAAAAGTTTCGAGCAGCTTATTGTCCCATTGTGTGGTTTATGCTTTGGCATTGCCTTAGTAGATACTGCTCTCTTGCCCACTCTAGCCTTACTCGTAGATCTGCGCCACGTCTCCGTGTATGGAAGTGTCTATGCCATCGCAGACATATCCTATTCAGTGGCTTATGCCATGGGGCCTATAGTGGCGAGTCAAATTGTACATACTACGGGGTTCACCCAATTAAATCTTGGCATGGGACTTgccaatgtactgtatgctcctgctCTTCTGCTCCTCAGAAACGTGTGCCAGATGAAACCCTCTCATTCAGAGAGGAACATACTACTCGATGAGGAACCTAAGGGTTTGTATGATACCATTAAAATGGAGGAGCGCAGGGCTAAGTCTCGCAAGGGCATAATTAAAGATGGAGACGTTCAAGAGAATAGTATGGACAATTACCATGGAGCCCAGGCAGGTAAATACATGTCTGATGAAGACTCATCTGAATATGAGTATAGCTAG